One Mugil cephalus isolate CIBA_MC_2020 chromosome 8, CIBA_Mcephalus_1.1, whole genome shotgun sequence genomic window carries:
- the LOC125012479 gene encoding trace amine-associated receptor 5-like, producing MLPTNTTRSLTGGVPLSVDFDSPEDYFIFIFQLLFATTTVVVAGTVVIGILATKALRLQNRFIFMLNTSICDTLVGFSVYYLGLFDVQEGYPSRNGTYNVLPSLLGVNILTFLFAQFDRYFAVCHPYIYSRFITRQLVIGINIYCWVYNSAHLLARNFIPLSKAIQMYVFSIVLFQLIVLTKVVMTIKLYVVARYQVERDPPSAEKESKKESLKIIIFVVISFLVLWCPSFVNIVVRFLMGGGLTFRNEATNLFAIMARFNAVCTPSVYIWGSPALREAMKKTVWGRLCPRCKKR from the coding sequence ATGCTCCCGACCAACACGACAAGGTCTCTGACAGGAGGAGTTCCTCTCTCGGTGGACTTCGACAGTCCTGAGGActatttcatctttattttccaGCTTCTGTTCGCTACAACTACTGTTGTCGTAGCTGGAACAGTAGTCATTGGTATCTTGGCCACCAAAGCGCTGCGTCTccaaaacagatttattttcatgctgAACACGAGTATTTGTGACACACTAGTTGGCTTTTCAGTGTATTATCTGGGTCTGTTTGACGTTCAGGAGGGGTACCCGTCTAGAAACGGAACTTACAACGTTTTACCTTCACTTCTAGGGGTCAACATTTTGACGTTTTTGTTCGCGCAATTTGACCGCTACTTCGCCGTGTGCCACCCTTACATCTACAGCCGCTTCATAACAAGACAGTTGGTGATAGGCATCAACATCTACTGCTGGGTTTACAACTCTGCTCATTTGCTCGCCAGGAATTTTATTCCACTTTCCAAAGCGATACAGATGTACGTCTTCAGCATCGTCTTGTTTCAGCTGATCGTGCTGACAAAAGTGGTCATGACCATCAAACTGTATGTTGTGGCCAGGTACCAGGTCGAGAGAGATCCTCCCAGCGCcgagaaagaaagcaagaaagaatCGTTGAAAATTATCATATTCGTTGTCATAAGCTTCCTGGTGTTGTGGTGCCCCTCTTTTGTTAATATCGTCGTTAGATTTTTGATGGGAGGAGGGCTGACTTTTAGGAACGAGGCCACCAACCTTTTCGCCATCATGGCTCGTTTCAACGCCGTGTGCACGCCGTCCGTGTATATCTGGGGGAGTCCGGCTCTGAGAGAAGCCATGAAGAAGACAGTGTGGGGCAGACTGTGCCCACGATGCAAGAAGAGGTAA
- the LOC125012642 gene encoding transcription factor BTF3-like, translating to MKESIMNQEKLNKLQAQVRIGGKGSARRKKKVVHRTATADDKKLQFSLKKLGVNNISGIEEVNMFTNQGTVIHFNNPKVQASLAANTFTITGHAENKQLTEMLPGILNQLGADSLTSLRRLAESLPKPAGESKAPMAAVEEEDDEVPDLVENFDEASKDEAN from the exons ATGAAGGAGTCAATAATGAACCAAGAGAAGCTTAACAAACTGCAGGCGCAGGTCCGCATAGGAGGCAAG GGTTCAGCCCGCAGAAAGAAGAAGGTGGTGCACAGAACAGCCACAGCAGATGACAAGAAGCTGCAATTTTCCCTCAAGAAACTCGGAGTCAACAACATCTCTGGAATTGAGGAG GTGAACATGTTCACTAACCAGGGCACAGTGATCCACTTCAATAACCCCAAGGTTCAGGCATCCTTGGCCGCCAACACCTTCACAATCACAGGCCACGCTGAGAACAAGCAGCTCACAGAGATGCTCCCAGGAATCCTAAACCAGTTGGGAGCTGACAGCCTTACAAGCCTCAGGAGACTGGCAGAGAGCCTCCCCAAACCAG CTGGAGAGAGCAAAGCCCCCATGGCTGCTGttgaagaggaagatgatgaggtTCCAG ATCTCGTTGAAAACTTCGATGAGGCGTCTAAGGACGAGGCAAACTAA
- the si:dkey-88e18.2 gene encoding interleukin-12 subunit beta, whose product MKTLSLWIFGLLCASLTGVHGLSDFPKNYVVAKRGHEASVTVNCHTETDGPVTWKLGDTPVEETGFEDSIMQDGLKLVISDVESPMLGEYSCWRGEKMLSSTHVLLENDLDEDFDSLLTCRAKSYDCNFTCVWSQKEYTAVRLGLGSDCSQGLRSCDWVSSSDQLPDGGFQFELSHTLSPYAEESSMLELTAEAISYLTVLKRTRRFYLRDIVQPDSPTIARCQVVEPDLNVTIDPPSSWSIPHSFFSLEHEIEYVYKDNGETGRSFSTLIPKRISKLRVRSRDSLVFSSWSQWTPWKNVKKNPCHCKNPEKNCCPEMPPGYMYNCKKRRNRKRAKNAEQSKTF is encoded by the exons ATG AAGACCCTGTCTCTGTGGATATTTGGGCTCCTGTGCGCCAGCCTCACAGGAGTACATGGACTCAGCGACTTTCCAAAAAACT ATGTGGTGGCAAAAAGGGGCCATGAGGCTTCGGTCACAGTGAATTGTCATACAGAGACCGATGGACCTGTCACGTGGAAGTTGGGAGACACACCGGTAGAGGAAACGGGTTTTGAGGACAGCATCATGCAGGACGGTCTAAAACTGGTCATCTCAGATGTGGAGTCACCCATGTTGGGAGAATACAGCtgctggagaggagagaagatgtTGTCATCCACCCATGTGCTGCTGGAGAACGACCTGGATGAAGACTTTG ATTCTCTCCTCACTTGTCGAGCAAAGTCCTATGACTGCAACTTCACCTGCGTCTGGTCCCAAAAAGAGTACACAGCGGTGCGCCTTGGACTGGGAAGCGactg CAGCCAAGGGCTGAGGTCATGCGACTGGGTCAGCAGCAGTGACCAGCTCCCGGACGGGGGATTCCAGTTTGAGCTGTCCCACACCCTCTCACCATATGCTGAGGAAAGCAGTATGCTGGAACTCACTGCTGAGGCCATCAGCTACCTGACAGTCCTCAAGAGAACCAGGAGATTTTATCTCAGAGACATTG TTCAACCAGACAGTCCCACGATTGCCAGGTGTCAGGTGGTGGAGCCCGACCTGAATGTGACCATTGACCCCCCGTCCAGCTGGTCGATCCCTCACAGCTTCTTCAGCCTGGAGCATGAGATTGAATACGTGTACAAAGACAACGGCGAG ACTGGACGTTCTTTCTCGACCCTGATACCGAAGAGGATCAGCAAGCTGAGGGTCCGCTCCAGAGACTCACTGGTGTTCTCATCCTGGAGTCAGTGGACTCCCTGGAAAAAT GTGAAAAAGAACCCTTGCCATTGCAAAAATCCGGAGAAAAACTGCTGTCCAGAGATGCCGCCTGGGTACATGTACAACTGCAAGAAGAGAAGGAATAGAAAAAGAGCTAAAAATGCTGAGCagagtaaaacattttaa
- the LOC125012551 gene encoding C5a anaphylatoxin chemotactic receptor 1-like — translation MQSVLVFRRSVRMLLNFTIPLSVDFSTPEDFVVFIFHILFATSAVLVAGSVVVTISSTRSLRGQNRFIFMLNTSISDTLTGFSVYYLGLFDVQEGYPSRNGTYYILPSFLGVNVLTFLFAQFDRYFAVCHPFFYNRYVAKSVVVSICAFCWIYTYTILTVQNMVPISKAAQINAFGVMTLQIIVLIKVLMTIKLYIIARNHLAREAPSADRDNKNESLRIIVFVVICFLALWCPSFVNIIVRQLTRKGLRFRNEATNLFATMARLNALVTPAVYIWGSPALRLAVWRTVWRRVCPTRRLR, via the coding sequence ATGCAATCGGTGCTCGTCTTCCGGCGGAGCGTCAGGATGCTCCTCAACTTCACCATCCCTCTGTCGGTGGACTTCAGCACCCCCGAGGACTTCGTCGTCTTCATCTTCCACATCCTGTTCGCCACGAGCGCCGTGCTCGTCGCCGGCTCGGTGGTCGTCACGATATCCTCCACGCGGTCTCTGCGAGGCCAGAACCGTTTCATATTTATGCTGAACACGAGCATCAGTGACACTCTGACCGGCTTCTCGGTTTATTACCTCGGCCTCTTCGACGTGCAAGAGGGCTACCCCTCGAGGAACGGGACGTACTACATCCTACCGTCATTTCTAGGCGTTAATGTGCTGACCTTCCTCTTCGCTCAGTTCGACCGGTACTTCGCTGTGTGTCACCCGTTCTTTTACAACCGCTACGTAGCAAAGTCGGTTGTCGTTTCGATTTGTGCTTTTTGCTGGATCTACACATACACCATCCTCACCGTGCAGAACATGGTGCCCATCTCAAAGGCGGCTCAGATAAACGCGTTCGGTGTCATGACTCTCCAGATTATAGTTCTGATCAAGGTGCTCATGACGATTAAGTTGTACATCATAGCCAGGAATCACCTGGCGAGAGAGGCCCCCAGCGCCGACAGAGACAACAAGAACGAGTCGCTGCGCATCATCGTGTTTGTGGTGATTTGCTTCTTGGCTCTGTGGTGTCCCTCCTTTGTCAATATTATCGTCAGACAGCTGACCAGGAAAGGCCTGAGGTTTAGGAACGAAGCCACCAACTTGTTCGCCACCATGGCGCGCCTCAACGCGCTGGTCACCCCCGCTGTGTACATCTGGGGAAGTCCGGCGCTGCGCCTGGCCGTGTGGAGAACAGTGTGGCGCAGGGTCTGCCCCACACGCAGGCTAAGGTGA
- the utp15 gene encoding U3 small nucleolar RNA-associated protein 15 homolog, whose product MASFKPTKIQVYPKLGEKVTQDTQYWKNYKAPVQIKEFGAITNIDFSPVHPHNFAVTAFTRIHIYGPFSQEPVKTFTRFKDTAYCGRFRSDGQLLVAGCEDSVVRLFDVSGKVALRMFKGHTKAVHVTDFTTERYQILTGSDDYTCRLWDIPNATELNRYQEHTDYIRCGVTSKLNGNLFFTGSYDHTLKLFDARVDKSVMTMDHGQPVESLLLYPSEGLLVSAGGRYVKVWDLLKGGQPLVSLRNHHKTVTSLALGSNGQRLLSASLDRHVKVYSTTNYKVVHNFDYAASILSLALAPNDESIVVGMTNSILSIKQRKSPDESKDMGGQQRRRPTYRVFVKGKNYVPKQDDYLVSKSVKQHLAKYDKQLKKFNVSKALDAALETWVRLRKPEVTVAVIKELDRRGTLNNALAGRDEQGLSHLLSFLIGNLVDVRFAPVLVTAAEMILDIYQSVIGQSPVVDRQLLRLQELLEREIDYQKELLEVLGMLDTMFASSLPRKEVPCSGVSRSNGLAQAAEAGASRPELQVT is encoded by the exons atggcttcatttaaacctaCAAAAATCCAAGTCTATCCAAAGCTTGGAGAGAAAGTCACACAAGACACACAGTACTGGAAAAACTACAAg GCTCCAGTCCAGATAAAAGAATTTGGAGCCATCACAAACATAGACTTCTCTCCTGTGCATCCACATAATTTTGCCGTGACAGCATTCACAAGA ATCCACATATACGGGCCGTTCTCCCAGGAGCCCGTCAAGACATTCACGAGGTTTAAGGATACAGCGTACTGTGGCAGGTTCAGGTCCGACGGTCAGCTGCTGGTGGCGGGATGTGAAGACTCTGTTGTCCGGCTGTTTGATGTCAGCGGCAAGGTGGCGCTCAGGATGTTCAAAGGGCACACAAA ggCTGTGCACGTAACAGACTTCACCACAGAACGTTACCAGATCCTCACGGGTTCAGATGATTACACCTGTCGACTGTGGGACATCCCGAATGCCACCGAGCTCAACAGATACCAAGAACACACAGATTACATTCGCTGCGGTGTCACCAGCAAACTCAACGGCAACCTCTTCTTCACCG GATCATATGACCACACACTTAAGCTGTTTGACGCCAGGGTGGATAAGAGTGTGATGACCATGGACCATGGCCAGCCTGTGGAGAGTCTCCTTCTCTACCCCTCAGAGGGACTCCTTGTTTCTGCAG GAGGGCGCTACGTGAAGGTGTGGGACCTGCTAAAAGGAGGTCAGCCCCTGGTGTCGCTTAGGAACCATCACAAAACTGTCACCTCTTTGGCTCTCGGGAGCAACGGACAGAGACTGCTATCAGCTTCTCTGGACAG gcaCGTTAAGGTGTACAGCACAACCAACTACAAAGTGGTCCACAACTTTGACTACGCTGCTTCCATCCTCAGTCTGGCTCTGGCT CCAAACGACGAGTCTATTGTTGTGGGCATGACCAACAGTATTCTGAGCATCAAACAAAGGAAAAGTCCCGACGAGTCGAAGGACATGGGCGGCCAGCAGAGGCGGCGGCCAACGTATCGTGTTTTTGTAAAAGGGAAGAACTACGTCCCTAAGCAG gACGATTATCTTGTCAGCAAATCGGTGAAGCAACATTTGGCCAAATATGACAAGCAGCTCAAAAAATTTAACGTCTCCAAGGCTTTGGATGCAGCATTGGAG ACGTGGGTAAGACTGAGAAAGCCAGAGGTCACGGTGGCTGTTATAAAGGAGCTGGATCGAAGAGGAACTTTGAACAACGCGCTTGCTGGAAGAGACGAGCAGGGGCTCTCTCATTTGCTGAGCTTCCTCATAGG GAATTTGGTCGACGTCAGGTTCGCTCCTGTCCTCGTAACCGCTGCAGAGATGATCCTGGACATCTATCAGTCGGTTATCGGACAGTCGCCGGTCGTGGACCGACAGCTGCTCCGTCTGCAGGAGCTCCTGGAGAGGGAGATCGACTACCAGAAGGAACTCCTGGAGGTGCTGGGCATGTTGGACACAATGTTCGCCTCCTCCCTGCCCAGGAAGGAGGTGCCGTGCTCTGGCGTCAGCAGGTCAAATGGCCTGGCTCAGGCGGCGGAAGCCGGCGCATCGAGGCCTGAGCTCCAGGTCACCTGA
- the LOC125012481 gene encoding trace amine-associated receptor 5-like, which produces MLPTNMTESLTGGVPLSVDFDSPEDYFIFIFQLLFATTTVVVAGTVVIGILATKALRLQNRFIFMLNTSICDTLVGFSVYYLGLFDVREGYPSRNGTYDVLPSLLGVNILTFLFAQFDRYFAVCHPYIYSRFITRQLVIGINIYCWVYNSAHLLARNFIPVSKAIQLYVFSIVFFQVIVLTKVAMTIKLYVVARYQVERDPPSAEKESKKESLKIIIFVVISFLLLWCPSFVNIFIRLVVGGGMSFRNEATNLFAIMARFNAVCTPCVYIWGSPALREAIKNTLWGRLCPRCKKR; this is translated from the coding sequence ATGCTCCCCACCAACATGACAGAGTCTCTGACAGGAGGAGTTCCTCTCTCGGTGGACTTCGACAGTCCTGAGGActatttcatctttattttccaGCTTCTGTTCGCTACAACTACTGTTGTCGTAGCTGGAACAGTAGTCATTGGTATCTTGGCCACCAAAGCGCTGCGTCTccaaaacagatttattttcatgctgAACACGAGTATTTGTGACACATTGGTTGGCTTTTCGGTGTATTATCTGGGTCTGTTTGACGTTAGGGAGGGGTACCCGTCTAGAAACGGAACTTACGATGTTTTACCTTCACTTCTAGGGGTCAACATTTTGACGTTTTTGTTCGCGCAATTTGACCGCTATTTCGCCGTGTGCCACCCTTACATCTACAGCCGCTTCATAACAAGACAGTTGGTGATAGGCATCAACATCTACTGCTGGGTTTACAACTCTGCTCATTTGCTCGCCAGGAATTTTATTCCAGTTTCCAAAGCGATACAGCTGTACGTCTTCAGTATCGTCTTCTTTCAAGTGATCGTTCTGACAAAAGTGGCCATGACCATCAAACTGTATGTTGTGGCCAGGTACCAGGTCGAGAGAGATCCTCCCAGCGCcgagaaagaaagcaagaaagaatCGTTGAAAATTATCATATTTGTAGTCATAAGCTTCCTGCTGTTGTGGTGCCCCTCTTTTGTTAATATCTTCATCAGACTTGTGGTAGGAGGAGGGATGAGTTTTAGGAACGAGGCCACCAACCTTTTCGCCATCATGGCTCGTTTCAACGCCGTGTGCACGCCGTGCGTGTATATCTGGGGGAGTCCGGCTCTGAGAGAGGCCATTAAGAATACATTGTGGGGCAGACTGTGCCCACGATGCAAGAAGAGGTAA
- the LOC125012482 gene encoding protease-associated domain-containing protein 1-like codes for MANVARTAALLLYLFSVFMQFSRLTGLGVNELLYFRVISPEEIGYIFSAAPAKDFGGVFTSSYDEIFLVPADPADGCSDMKHTENIQGQVILVERGGCSFVQKARHVEEAGGKAVLIADNAEDNDSQYLDMVTDGSTAKPSIPALFLLGRDGMMIRRSLQRQSLPWAVISIPVNVSALASFPFKQPPWTLW; via the exons ATGGCAAATGTGGCTCGGACGGCAGCTTTACTTTTATACCTGTTTAGTGTTTTCATGCAGTTCAGCCGCCTGACAG GTCTCGGGGTTAATGAACTGCTGTATTTCCGGGTCATCAGTCCCGAGGAAATAGGGTACATCTTCAGTGCAGCTCCTGCTAAAGATTTTGGAGGAGTTTTC ACTTCATCTTATGACGAGATCTTTCTTGTCCCCGCGGACCCTGCTGATGGCTGCTCGGacatgaaacacacagaaaacattcaggGACAAGTAATCCTGGTGGAGAGGGG AGGTTGCTCCTTCGTACAAAAGGCTCGGCACGTGGAGGAAGCGGGAGGGAAGGCTGTTCTGATCGCTGATAACGCTGAGGACAATGACAGTCAGTACCTTGATATGGTCACCGATGGAAGCACTGCCAAACCGAGCATACCTGCTCTGTTCTTGCTGGGCCGCGATGG GATGATGATCAGGCGATCTCTTCAGAGACAATCACTGCCCTGGGCCGTCATTTCAATTCCTGTCAATGTCTCAGCTCTGGCATCATTCCCATTCAAGCAGCCCCCATGGACGCTTTGGTAG
- the LOC125012544 gene encoding adenosine receptor A2b-like — MSNISHTLSFVLPPTNVGNVLLIVFGILLASAIVFLNASVCLSILLSKALRSENRFMYMLSTCLSDICTGVSYYYVGVLNVRDTLDSPTRTFYIVHTFLGLSFLAILAAQADRYHAIVSPFKYSQRMTRNRTLAIIVAYWLYAFFIVALHNLVTLGVARQITSMGTFVGNILTLTIMIGLNVRLFTIARIQLEREPPSEERDNKRSSVYLILVVAVFFLGTWIPIFCHIMACNFIGSTCYTFRNEGTDPLRILPRVNAVLTPILYIRGCTALKKALLAKVWRPCSGRSVHPGQLDLKRNHF; from the exons ATGAGTAACATCAGCCACACTCTGTCTTTTGTGCTGCCCCCCACTAACGTTGGCAATGTCTTGTTGATTGTTTTCGGCATTTTACTGGCTAGCGCAATCGTTTTCCTTAACGCGTCTGTGTGTCTCTCGATACTGCTGAGCAAGGCGCTGCGCAGTGAGAACCGCTTCATGTACATGCTGAGCACTTGCCTCAGCGACATCTGCACTGGCGTGTCTTATTATTATGTGGGTGTTCTCAATGTAAGGGACACCCTTGACTCCCCCACGAGAACCTTTTACATCGTACACACATTTCTAGGACTGTCGTTCTTGGCCATCCTGGCCGCACAGGCTGACAGGTACCATGCGATAGTGTCCCCCTTCAAATACTCCCAGCGCATGACCCGAAACAGGACACTGGCGATCATTGTAGCCTACTGGCTCTATGCTTTCTTCATAGTGGCTCTGCATAACCTGGTCACGCTTGGGGTGGCCAGACAAATTACGAGCATGGGTACGTTTGTCGGGAACATACTCACTCTGACTATAATGATAGGGCTGAATGTCAGACTGTTCACCATAGCCAGGATCCAGCTGGAGAGGGAGCCGCCCTCTGAGGAGAGAGACAACAAGCGCTCATCTGTGTACCTCATTCTGGTGGTGGCTGTGTTTTTCTTGGGAACGTGGATTCCCATATTCTGTCACATCATGGCTTGTAATTTCATTGGCTCGACCTGCTATACCTTCAGGAACGAAGGCACCGACCCGCTACGCATTTTGCCCCGTGTCAATGCTGTCCTTACCCCCATCCTGTACATCAGGGGCTGCACTGCGCTCAAAAAGGCGCTGCTCGCCAAAGTGTGGAGACCCTGCAgcgggaggag CGTGCATCCTGGACAACTCGACCTCAAACGCAACCATTTCTAA
- the LOC125012478 gene encoding olfactory receptor 4K17-like yields MLQSNITSPGIPLSVDFDSPVDYVVFIFQVLFATTAVLVAGQVVIAILATKPLRLNNRFIFMLNTSICDTLVGFSVYYLGLFDVQEGYPSRNGTYSILPSLLGVNIMTFLFAQFDRYFAVCYPFMYARFITRRVIITANVYCWFHVYSQTLVAIALPLSKAVHLYVSGVIVLQVIVLTKIVMTVKLYIVARYQLERDPPSAEKKNNKESLTIIIFVVISFLCLWGPSFINIVLRLLFRRGLSFRNEATNLFAIMARFNAVCTPSVYIWGSPALRKAIVRTVWSRVFPGCKRRVASGSVENNCKGKSR; encoded by the exons ATGCTCCAGTCCAACATCACATCTCCAGGAATTCCTCTGTCCGTGGACTTCGACAGCCCCGTCGATTACGTCGTCTTTATTTTCCAGGTTTTGTTCGCTACTACTGCTGTTCTCGTGGCAGGACAAGTAGTGATAGCCATCTTGGCCACAAAGCCGCTGCGCCTCAATAACAGGTTCATTTTCATGCTGAACACGAGTATTTGTGACACGCTGGTTGGCTTTTCGGTGTATTATCTGGGTCTGTTTGACGTTCAGGAGGGGTATCCCTCTAGAAACGGGACTTATAGTATTTTGCCCTCCCTTCTGGGGGTGAACATAATGACATTTCTGTTTGCTCAGTTTGACCGCTATTTCGCCGTCTGTTATCCTTTCATGTACGCGCGTTTCATAACGCGGCGGGTGATCATCACTGCGAATGTCTATTGTTGGTTTCACGTCTATTCTCAGACTTTAGTTGCAATTGCCTTGCCACTTTCCAAAGCGGTGCATCTGTACGTCTCCGGTGTCATCGTCTTACAAGTGATCGTGCTCACCAAAATCGTCATGACCGTCAAACTGTACATTGTTGCCAGGTACCAGCTCGAGAGAGACCCCCCGAGCGCcgagaaaaagaacaacaaagaatCCTTGACAATTATCATATTCGTTGTCATAAGCTTCTTGTGTTTGTGGGGGCCCTCTTTTATTAACATCGTCCTCAGACTTTTGTTTAGACGAGGGCTGAGCTTTAGAAACGAGGCCACCAACCTGTTCGCCATCATGGCTCGTTTCAACGCCGTGTGCACGCCGTCGGTGTACATCTGGGGGAGTCCGGCTCTGAGGAAAGCCATCGTGAGGACAGTTTGGAGCAGAGTGTTTCCAGGATGCAAGAGGAG AGTCGCCTCAGGTTCCGTGGAGAACAACTGTAAAGGAAAGTCGAGATGA